One region of Terriglobia bacterium genomic DNA includes:
- a CDS encoding mechanosensitive ion channel family protein, translating to MEEKFSNIWHEWHNYLVAWTRDKAPKLVVILVLAFIFVRLLGLITRKLVALAEKSSHGPVRAQQVRTITGVVRSVGVFLIVFFTGMSALKDAFNINIEPLLASAGIAGLAIGFGAQTLVKDVINGFFILIEDQFEVGDTIRAAGVTGVVEEITMRRTTLRDSDGTLHIVPNGSIQIVSNMTRDWSQVTLHVAADYGENSDHVVEVLEEVAQEFYNDPAFKADLVAEPQVPGIERVRGNEVDYLMLVKVRPGKQYNVARELRRRIKVCFEKNKIKAGAPAQVVIGQLPK from the coding sequence ATGGAAGAAAAATTCAGCAACATTTGGCACGAGTGGCACAACTACCTGGTTGCGTGGACGCGCGACAAAGCGCCCAAATTAGTCGTGATCCTGGTGCTGGCGTTTATCTTTGTGCGCCTGCTGGGATTGATCACCCGCAAGCTGGTAGCGCTCGCCGAGAAAAGCTCTCACGGGCCGGTTCGGGCACAGCAGGTACGGACGATCACTGGTGTTGTGCGCAGCGTGGGCGTCTTTTTGATCGTGTTCTTCACGGGAATGTCGGCTCTTAAAGACGCATTCAACATCAATATCGAACCGCTATTGGCGAGCGCGGGCATCGCCGGACTGGCTATCGGCTTTGGCGCGCAGACTCTGGTCAAAGATGTGATTAACGGATTCTTCATCCTGATTGAAGACCAGTTCGAGGTGGGCGATACCATCCGCGCGGCCGGCGTGACCGGAGTGGTGGAAGAGATCACGATGCGCCGCACTACTCTGCGCGATAGCGATGGGACTCTGCACATCGTGCCCAACGGATCGATTCAGATCGTTAGCAATATGACTCGTGATTGGTCGCAGGTGACTCTCCACGTGGCAGCCGACTACGGCGAGAACAGCGATCACGTGGTAGAGGTGCTGGAGGAAGTGGCACAAGAGTTCTATAACGATCCTGCTTTCAAGGCTGACTTGGTCGCGGAGCCGCAAGTCCCCGGCATTGAGCGGGTACGCGGCAATGAGGTGGACTATCTGATGCTGGTGAAGGTGCGTCCGGGAAAGCAATACAACGTGGCGCGCGAGCTGCGCCGCCGGATCAAAGTCTGCTTCGAGAAAAACAAAATCAAAGCGGGCGCGCCAGCACAGGTGGTCATTGGGCAGTTACCAAAATAA
- a CDS encoding sodium-translocating pyrophosphatase, which translates to MAFAQQGQAAPPASQVAAVTNPQTSAATQTAPDAPVSEAGGEANLKLPDMSQVSFLNGISGSKLLTFGLIFCALGLLFGLMIYVQLKNLPVHRSMREISELIYETCKTYLITQGKFILILEAFIAVVIVLYFGILHHEYGAAKVIIILAFSLVGIIGSYGVAWFGIRVNTFANSRTAFAGLRGKPYPIYAIPLKAGMSIGMMLISVELLIMLCILLFIPGSLAGACFIGFAIGESLGAAALRIAGGIFTKIADIGSDLMKIVFKIKEDDARNPGVIADCTGDNAGDSVGPSADGFETYGVTGVALIAFILAAVHDPVVQVQLLVWIFVMRIMMLVSSAGSYFINEAVAKARYANSDHMNFEAPLTSLVWLTSIVSIILTFVVSKMMIPALGGDATLWWKLASIISCGTLAGAIIPELVKVFTLMSSSHVKEIVTSSEEGGPSLNILSGLVAGNFSGYWLGLSMVILMAVAFYVSTMGLGATMLAPAVFAFGLVAFGFLGMGPVTIAVDSYGPVTDNAQSVYELSLIEQVPNIASELKKDFGFDVRFERAKDLLEENDGAGNTFKATAKPVLIGTAVVGATTMIFSIMMSLTNGLKENTDKLSLLHAPFVLGLITGGAIIYWFTGASIQAVTTGAYRAVEFIKRNIKLEGATKASVEDSKKVVEICTKYAQKGMFNIFLTVFFATLAFAFAEPYFFIGYLISIAIFGLYQAIFMANAGGAWDNAKKVVEVVLKQKGTPLHDATVVGDTVGDPFKDTSSVAMNPIIKFTTLFGLLAVSLAVKMSKEGGPTTILAVVFFLVSVFFVWRSFYGMRIGTEKDAQAAKAKSAS; encoded by the coding sequence GTGGCATTTGCTCAGCAGGGGCAGGCCGCTCCACCCGCGTCACAGGTTGCTGCCGTCACGAACCCGCAGACTAGCGCCGCAACCCAGACGGCTCCAGATGCGCCGGTGTCAGAAGCCGGCGGTGAAGCCAATTTGAAGCTGCCGGACATGAGCCAGGTTTCGTTCCTGAACGGCATCAGCGGCTCCAAGCTACTGACCTTTGGACTGATCTTCTGCGCGCTTGGCCTGCTCTTTGGCTTGATGATCTATGTTCAACTTAAGAATCTGCCGGTCCATCGCTCGATGCGTGAAATTTCCGAGCTGATCTATGAAACCTGCAAAACCTATTTGATTACGCAGGGCAAGTTCATTTTGATCCTGGAAGCCTTCATCGCCGTGGTCATCGTGCTGTATTTCGGCATCCTTCACCACGAATACGGCGCCGCCAAGGTAATCATCATTCTGGCATTCAGCCTGGTAGGCATCATCGGCAGCTACGGCGTAGCATGGTTCGGCATTCGAGTAAACACCTTTGCCAACTCGCGGACGGCATTTGCCGGTCTGCGCGGCAAGCCGTATCCGATTTATGCCATCCCGCTCAAGGCCGGCATGAGTATCGGAATGATGCTGATCAGCGTTGAATTGCTGATCATGCTCTGCATTCTGCTCTTTATTCCGGGTAGCCTCGCAGGGGCATGCTTCATCGGATTCGCCATCGGCGAGTCCCTGGGCGCGGCAGCGCTGCGTATTGCCGGCGGCATCTTCACCAAGATTGCCGACATCGGATCTGACTTGATGAAGATCGTCTTCAAAATCAAGGAAGACGATGCCCGTAACCCGGGAGTGATCGCAGATTGCACCGGCGACAACGCAGGCGACTCCGTTGGTCCGAGCGCTGACGGCTTTGAAACCTATGGCGTGACGGGCGTGGCGCTCATCGCGTTCATTCTGGCGGCCGTACACGATCCTGTAGTCCAGGTGCAATTGCTGGTGTGGATCTTTGTCATGCGCATCATGATGCTGGTCTCCAGCGCGGGTTCGTATTTCATCAATGAAGCCGTGGCCAAGGCCCGCTACGCGAACTCCGACCACATGAACTTTGAAGCGCCGCTGACTTCGCTGGTGTGGCTTACCTCAATCGTGTCCATTATCCTGACTTTCGTCGTATCCAAGATGATGATTCCCGCGCTTGGTGGCGATGCCACGCTGTGGTGGAAGCTGGCCTCAATCATCTCGTGCGGCACGCTGGCCGGAGCCATCATCCCTGAACTGGTCAAGGTATTCACCTTGATGAGTTCCAGCCACGTGAAAGAAATCGTGACGTCCTCAGAAGAAGGCGGCCCGTCACTCAACATCCTCTCCGGCCTGGTAGCCGGAAACTTCTCCGGTTATTGGCTGGGCCTGAGCATGGTCATCCTGATGGCCGTGGCGTTCTACGTCAGCACCATGGGACTGGGTGCCACTATGCTGGCGCCTGCGGTCTTCGCTTTCGGCCTGGTGGCGTTCGGCTTCCTCGGCATGGGTCCGGTGACGATTGCCGTGGACTCCTATGGGCCGGTCACGGACAATGCGCAATCTGTGTACGAACTCTCATTGATTGAGCAAGTGCCCAACATTGCGTCAGAGCTGAAAAAAGACTTCGGTTTTGACGTAAGGTTTGAACGCGCCAAAGATCTGCTGGAAGAAAATGACGGCGCGGGCAATACGTTCAAAGCCACAGCCAAGCCGGTGCTGATCGGCACCGCTGTCGTCGGTGCCACGACCATGATTTTCTCCATCATGATGAGCCTGACCAACGGATTGAAAGAGAACACGGACAAGCTCTCGCTATTGCACGCTCCCTTTGTTCTTGGACTGATCACCGGCGGCGCCATCATCTACTGGTTCACGGGCGCTTCCATCCAGGCGGTGACCACCGGCGCTTACCGCGCTGTGGAATTCATTAAACGCAACATCAAACTGGAAGGCGCTACAAAAGCCTCAGTAGAAGACAGCAAGAAAGTGGTTGAGATCTGCACCAAGTACGCGCAAAAAGGAATGTTCAACATATTCCTGACCGTGTTCTTTGCCACGCTGGCCTTCGCTTTCGCCGAACCCTATTTCTTTATCGGCTACCTGATTTCCATTGCGATCTTCGGCTTGTATCAGGCCATCTTCATGGCCAACGCCGGCGGCGCATGGGACAACGCCAAGAAAGTGGTGGAAGTGGTGCTGAAGCAGAAGGGCACGCCGCTGCACGACGCGACCGTGGTCGGCGATACCGTGGGGGATCCGTTCAAGGACACTTCTTCAGTGGCCATGAACCCGATCATCAAATTCACCACACTTTTCGGACTCCTTGCGGTATCACTCGCGGTAAAGATGAGCAAGGAAGGCGGACCAACCACGATTCTTGCAGTGGTGTTCTTCCTGGTGTCTGTGTTCTTTGTGTGGCGTTCGTTCTACGGAATGCGGATTGGCACGGAAAAAGACGCTCAGGCTGCCAAAGCCAAGAGCGCAAGTTAA
- a CDS encoding GGDEF domain-containing protein — MFSKATPHKVVPRTAVYAAGAMAGIAMAGWVLHLHVLTSVLPGHVSMKANTAIAFLLLVGALQCAALRRNFRWQQGLALGAMLLGFLTLLEYALGINFGMDEVLFRDPIRSLFPGRMAPITATNFFLLGAAMLLPTFKWSDHVKESLALVVALTSTFAIVGYLYGVPALYGAVSSSSYAMALHTGVNFLLLAIGFLFVERETGFVRVFHGSSIASMVARYLVPIAFLVPVVLGAIFIRTRWSLGHPHLVMALTVVSNIVLLVGLIWLLASMIQRIEAERAAVQQQAETDKLTGIYNRRHFEDSLELEIQRARRYGAPLALLMIDVDNFKLLNDRHGHLMGDRMLCRLARECESCLRISDVFCRYGGDEFVIIAPETSAQAAMTMARRMRQNIEAVGTDQSFGALGISIGIAVWEDNFKTNDDFIAAADSALYQAKSAGRNRECLYTPKSLLADMNADPFAS, encoded by the coding sequence GTGTTTTCCAAAGCAACGCCGCATAAGGTGGTGCCTCGCACGGCGGTGTACGCGGCCGGAGCCATGGCTGGAATAGCGATGGCAGGCTGGGTGCTCCACCTTCACGTGCTCACCAGTGTGCTTCCCGGCCATGTTTCCATGAAGGCCAATACGGCCATCGCTTTCCTGCTTCTGGTTGGCGCGCTCCAGTGCGCCGCGCTGCGCCGGAACTTCAGATGGCAGCAAGGCCTCGCCCTGGGCGCGATGTTGCTGGGTTTCCTGACTCTTCTGGAATATGCGCTGGGCATCAATTTCGGCATGGACGAAGTTTTGTTTCGCGATCCCATCCGCTCCCTCTTTCCCGGACGGATGGCCCCGATTACCGCCACCAACTTTTTCCTGCTGGGCGCAGCGATGCTGCTTCCCACGTTCAAGTGGAGTGACCATGTGAAAGAATCGCTGGCCCTGGTGGTCGCTCTGACCTCAACTTTTGCTATTGTTGGATACCTGTACGGAGTTCCCGCGCTGTATGGTGCGGTCAGTAGCAGCTCCTACGCCATGGCGCTGCACACTGGGGTGAATTTCCTGCTGCTTGCCATTGGCTTCCTGTTTGTGGAAAGAGAGACCGGTTTTGTCCGGGTGTTTCACGGCTCCTCCATCGCCTCCATGGTTGCCCGTTACCTGGTGCCGATAGCTTTCCTGGTGCCGGTGGTCCTGGGAGCTATATTCATTCGCACCCGCTGGAGCCTCGGCCATCCCCACCTGGTGATGGCGCTTACCGTGGTTTCCAATATCGTCCTGCTGGTGGGACTGATCTGGCTGCTGGCCTCGATGATCCAACGCATCGAGGCGGAAAGAGCGGCGGTCCAGCAACAGGCAGAGACAGACAAGCTTACCGGAATCTATAACCGCCGCCATTTTGAGGACAGCCTGGAGCTTGAGATACAGCGTGCACGGCGTTATGGTGCGCCCCTGGCATTGTTGATGATCGATGTTGACAATTTCAAGTTGCTGAACGATCGCCATGGCCACCTGATGGGAGACCGTATGCTTTGCCGGCTGGCGCGCGAATGCGAGTCTTGTCTTCGTATCTCTGACGTTTTCTGCCGTTACGGCGGCGATGAATTTGTAATCATCGCTCCCGAAACTTCAGCGCAAGCGGCCATGACCATGGCGCGAAGGATGCGCCAGAATATCGAAGCCGTTGGCACAGATCAATCTTTTGGGGCTCTCGGTATCAGCATCGGAATTGCCGTGTGGGAAGACAACTTCAAGACGAATGACGACTTCATTGCTGCCGCTGACAGCGCTCTTTATCAGGCCAAGAGCGCCGGCCGCAATCGCGAATGCCTCTATACGCCCAAGAGCCTGCTAGCTGACATGAATGCCGATCCGTTCGCGTCGTAA